The DNA window CCGCCCTAGCATCCCGGTGGATGCCGGGCCTGTTCCCCGACAGAACGGGCTGATGCTGCCCACGCGGCATTTACATATTCCTTAGCTGTTTCTCCTCCTCGAGGCGCTGCCGCGCGTGCTGCCGGTCGAGGACGAGGAAGCCTCGGCCCAGATCGCGCGGCTCTTCACCCGCCGGGGCGTGACCGTGCGCACGGGCGTCAAGGTCGCGAAGGTCACGCCGGGCAAGGGAAGCGTCACCGTGGAGATCGACGCCGACGGCAAGCGCGAGACGCTCACGGCCGCGCAGGTGCTCATGGCCGTCGGGCGCGCCGCCAGGACGAAGGGCATCGGGCTCGAAGCCCTCGGCGTGACGATGGACCGCGGCCTCGTGACGGTGTCACCCACGATGGAGACCTCGGTGAAGGGGATCTTCGCCGTCGGCGACATGGCGGGGCGCCAGATGCTGGCGCATAAGGCCATGGCCGAGGGCGTGGTCGCGGCCGAGGCCATCGCGGGCCGGTCGCCGCGCCCGGTGGACTACGGCAATGTCCCCTCGTGCACGTACTGCCGCCCCCAGGTCGCGTCCATCGGTCTCTCCGAAGCCGCGGCAAAGGCCGACGGACGCGAGGTCAGCGTGGGCCGCTTCCCCTTCACGGCCAACGGCAAGGCGGTGGCGCTGGGGGAGACGGAGGGCTTCTTAAAGGTCGTGGCCGACAAGCGGACGGGGGAAATCCTGGGGGTCCACATCGTGGGTCCCGAGGCGACGGAGCTGATCCACGAATTCGCGGTGGGGCGGACGCTCGAGGCCACGCTCGAGGAGTTCATTCACACCATCCACGCACATCCGACCCTGTCCGAGGCCTCGCTCGAAGCCACGCTCGCCGCGCTCGGCCAGGCCATTCACGTTTAGGCGGCGTCCGAAGATGACTGACCGCATGCGAGGATCATGGTGAGCCAGCTGGCCGAGTGAAGATCCGCCGCAGCGACGAAGGCAATTCGCGCAGTTATTGCCGAACCGTAAAAACTACCCCTAACCTGCGTTGTTCACGAACGCCCTGTCCGCGTTCCCGCCGCCCCCTCACCCTACCCTCTCCCCCGGGGGCGAGGGAACCAAAACGTCTCCCTCTCCCTCGGAGAGGGAGAGGGTTGGGGTGAGGGTGGCGCTGTCTTCACGCATAATCCGGGCTAACGGCTCGGCTGACCGACGGCTGGAAATGCAGCCGCGAAAACCCTCGGCGTCAGGTCGGCGCGCTCGCTGCGGCTGTCGCACGCCGGGGTGAGGCTCGGGCGCGCCGCCTCTGACTCTTTCGGCAAGAAGGACAACACCCCCTATTGCGCCGCCCTTGTCGTTGACCTAGGACAGGTTCCGGAGCGCCATCGCGGACTTGGAAAGAGCCGTCAATCCGTTTCGCTTCAGCTGGTCCATTCCAGGCACCGGACTCTAAAGAGGACAATATAGGGGCCATGCTACCACCTTGCAAGTCGCACAAATAGC is part of the Candidatus Rokuibacteriota bacterium genome and encodes:
- a CDS encoding FAD-dependent oxidoreductase; its protein translation is MPRVLPVEDEEASAQIARLFTRRGVTVRTGVKVAKVTPGKGSVTVEIDADGKRETLTAAQVLMAVGRAARTKGIGLEALGVTMDRGLVTVSPTMETSVKGIFAVGDMAGRQMLAHKAMAEGVVAAEAIAGRSPRPVDYGNVPSCTYCRPQVASIGLSEAAAKADGREVSVGRFPFTANGKAVALGETEGFLKVVADKRTGEILGVHIVGPEATELIHEFAVGRTLEATLEEFIHTIHAHPTLSEASLEATLAALGQAIHV